DNA sequence from the Prochlorothrix hollandica PCC 9006 = CALU 1027 genome:
CCCCTAAGGTTTACCCTAGGAATGTGCGGGGTAATTATTCAGGGGGTCACGGGAGAATGAGGGTTTCAGGCTTCAGAAAACAGACCTGAGGCGATTGGAGAGGGTCTATTTAACCTTGGCAGATTCCCCAATTTTGGTAGGGGCAATCCCCCGTGGTTGCCCTGGCTGTGGGTCGCCAAGAGGGTCGGCACGGGGGCACGACCCCTACCCGAGGTCGAGGTTTCCCGATTTTAGTAGGGGCAATCCCCCCGTGGTTGCCCTGGCTGTGGGTCGCCAAGAGGGTCGGCACGGGGGCACGACCCCTACCCGAGGTCGAGGTTTCCCGATTTTAGTAGGGGCAATCCCCCCGTGGTTGCCCCGGCTTTGAGACGGTCCTGACCCTCGAACTGAGGGCTGAAAGCCTACTAACTTCGTCCCCCCCTGAATAGTTACATGTGCGGGGGAGGTTGTGCCCTGGGTTAGGCATCCCCCCGTACCGGGCCAGCACCGCTGTTGCTCATCGTGATCTAACATGAAACGAGGGTCAACTCAGGCGGCCCTCCTGAGTTTAAGCGAGAGGCTATGGACATGGGAATACTAGGGTTCAGAGCACCCTGGGGTGGGGGACAACTTCCCGGAACTCCACCGCCATCCGTGGTTAATGTAAGCATCCGTTGACGCTGTTGATCTGTTGCTGTTGATCTGTTGCTATTGATCTGTTGTGGTTCCCTAGGCTACTGCAACCTGTGACATTGTTACCCTAATGTCACTGTCCCGGCTTAAGTTGATACCCCTCTTATTCTCAATAAAATTTCAATGGCTTTCACCCTACGCCGTTTCTTACCTAGGCTACCCCTCCAAACCGTTCTCGTGATTCCCTTTGCCATTCAGGTCATAGCGGTGTCGGGGGTGGTGGGGTTCTTTTCATTTAAAAATGGGGAAAGGGCCATTGAAAACCTAGCGACCCAGTTATTGGATGAAGTGGGAGATCACATCACCGATCGCATTGCAGGATTTCTCCTCGATGCCACGGAGCTAGTCGATCAAAACCAGGATATTTTAGCGTCTAACCTCCTAGCCGTTGATAATTTACAGGCTTGGTCTTCTTACCTGTGGTACAAGGGGCAGGGCTATGATTTCGTGAGCAATTTAGTGGTGGCCAATCCCCAAGGCCAATTAATTGGATCCGGTACCTTGGTCAATCGGGAGGGCACCCTAACCCAAGTCATCGGTTTTAGCAGCGTTGAAAGCAATTACAACATTGAAGCTCACACCAGCCTCGATCGTGCCCTAGCTAGAACCAAGCCGGATTTAGTGGCCCCATCCACCGATCCCCGTCTCCGGCCCTTTTATCAAGTGGGCATCAACAGCACCAGTCCTCGCTGGACCGCCATTCACCCAGGATTTGATGCGGCCCAAAGTCCCAACTGGGTTTTAGCCTTAACCCAACCCCTCTTTGGCAACAACTCCCCTGACCCGATCGCCGTCAGTGCCATTTTCCTGCGGCTGTCCCACATCAGTACCTTTCTCCAGTCTTTGGAGATTGGTAAGTCTGGCCAAGTCTTGATTGTGGAGCAGTCTGGAGAGCTGGTGGCCAGTTCCCTGGACGAAGATCTGTTTACCCGAACCGGTGGCTCGACGGACGGATCCCCAAACGGATCCCCAAACGGATCTATGGAACGCATCACCGCCCAACAAAGCCAAGATGCCATTACCCAGGCGATCGCCCCCATCCTCGCCAGTCAACCCCATAACCAAGTCCAAAATTTGCAGGTGGACTTGAACCAGCAGCCCTATTACCTGCGGTTGATCCCCTTCCAAGATCCCAAGGGGTTGGATTGGTTAATTGTGATTGCGGTGCCAGAATCTGACTTTATGGCGGAAATTCACCGCAATACCCGCATAACCTGGGCCGTCTCCCTAGTGGCCTTGGGGGGGACGATCGCCCTGGGCATGGTCAGCGCCCGCTGGATCACCCGGCC
Encoded proteins:
- a CDS encoding adenylate/guanylate cyclase domain-containing protein; translation: MAFTLRRFLPRLPLQTVLVIPFAIQVIAVSGVVGFFSFKNGERAIENLATQLLDEVGDHITDRIAGFLLDATELVDQNQDILASNLLAVDNLQAWSSYLWYKGQGYDFVSNLVVANPQGQLIGSGTLVNREGTLTQVIGFSSVESNYNIEAHTSLDRALARTKPDLVAPSTDPRLRPFYQVGINSTSPRWTAIHPGFDAAQSPNWVLALTQPLFGNNSPDPIAVSAIFLRLSHISTFLQSLEIGKSGQVLIVEQSGELVASSLDEDLFTRTGGSTDGSPNGSPNGSMERITAQQSQDAITQAIAPILASQPHNQVQNLQVDLNQQPYYLRLIPFQDPKGLDWLIVIAVPESDFMAEIHRNTRITWAVSLVALGGTIALGMVSARWITRPIQRVSNAAQEIALGHLDRRVNSSGIEELKVLGGAFNQMAQQLQQSFHALEEANLNLEVTVKQRTAQLELEKEKSERLLLNILPDVIAQQLKQGSVLIANYSEEVSILFADIVGFTLLASQISPIDLVKLLNHIFSTFDELAETFKLEKIKTIGDAYMVVAGLPVSRSDHAEAVANMALAMQDCMDDLTVKLGYKLQLRIGINTGVVVAGVIGIKKFNYDLWGDAVNVASRMESSGEPARIQVTQDTYDRIHPLYHLESRGPIMIKGKGTMETYWLLGKKG